One window of Psychrobacillus sp. FSL H8-0483 genomic DNA carries:
- a CDS encoding methyltransferase domain-containing protein, producing MTNKMFTDNLEEYDNPVVYDIENNAYVGELPLLLEWASKKDGPIIDLACGTGRITIPLANKGYNLIGVDLHAGMLELAKKKMEESNLQIEWITQDCAQLDLNYKSPLIYMVGNSIQHFHTNESQNQLLTSIHRHLMEDGIFIFGTRFPSAEELLQPSTEEYWKTYKDITCHKEVDVYTISNYDALSQIQHYTTIRKFKNEDSNVVDEKRTKISLRYTYPKEMERTLFQNGFDILHVYKDWNGTPISNDSYEIIYVCGKAK from the coding sequence ATGACAAATAAAATGTTCACAGACAATCTAGAGGAATATGATAATCCTGTTGTATATGATATTGAAAATAATGCATACGTTGGAGAACTTCCTTTACTCTTGGAGTGGGCTTCCAAGAAAGATGGTCCAATAATTGATTTAGCTTGTGGCACAGGAAGAATTACGATTCCTTTAGCTAATAAAGGCTATAATTTAATTGGAGTAGATCTTCACGCTGGCATGCTCGAGCTTGCAAAGAAAAAAATGGAAGAGTCTAATCTACAAATTGAATGGATAACGCAAGATTGTGCTCAACTCGATTTAAATTATAAAAGTCCGTTGATCTATATGGTCGGAAACTCTATTCAACATTTCCATACGAATGAATCACAAAATCAGCTGTTAACTTCTATTCATAGACACTTAATGGAAGATGGGATTTTTATATTTGGTACAAGGTTCCCAAGTGCAGAAGAGTTACTGCAACCAAGTACTGAAGAATATTGGAAAACGTATAAAGACATAACTTGTCATAAAGAGGTAGACGTTTACACAATTAGTAACTACGATGCTTTAAGTCAAATCCAACACTACACTACTATAAGGAAGTTTAAAAATGAAGATAGCAATGTAGTGGATGAAAAAAGAACAAAAATAAGTTTACGATACACATATCCAAAGGAAATGGAAAGAACATTATTTCAAAATGGGTTTGATATTTTACATGTATACAAGGATTGGAACGGGACGCCTATTAGTAATGATAGCTATGAAATAATTTATGTTTGTGGAAAAGCAAAGTAG
- a CDS encoding GyrI-like domain-containing protein, translated as MNVLIKKLPEYEVAFVRRIGSYFEPQAHWGKLIQWSVNNDLFPPHQHFIGISLDNPSLVEGDNCRHDACVTIPKDFEKENHSDMQFKRLDGGLYAFYPFYDAPEKLNLSYEYMYKNWLPNTDYEADYDRYNLEFNMNNPAADPEGKCKIDLYVPVKERGL; from the coding sequence ATGAATGTATTAATAAAAAAATTACCTGAATATGAAGTAGCGTTTGTTCGTCGTATAGGAAGCTATTTTGAACCTCAAGCTCATTGGGGGAAACTAATTCAATGGTCCGTAAATAATGATCTTTTTCCACCCCACCAGCATTTTATCGGCATATCTTTAGATAATCCAAGTTTAGTAGAAGGAGATAACTGTCGTCACGATGCTTGTGTCACTATTCCTAAAGATTTTGAAAAAGAAAATCATTCTGATATGCAATTTAAAAGGCTAGATGGTGGACTGTATGCTTTTTATCCATTTTATGATGCACCAGAAAAATTAAATCTATCATATGAATACATGTATAAAAACTGGTTGCCTAATACCGATTATGAGGCAGATTACGATAGATACAACTTAGAATTTAATATGAATAATCCTGCAGCTGATCCGGAAGGGAAATGCAAGATTGATTTATATGTGCCGGTAAAAGAAAGAGGATTATGA